Below is a window of bacterium DNA.
ACCAGTGCTGCGGTTGCGTTTTCTATTCATAATGGAGCGCTTCGATTGGATTTAGGTTAGCAGCTTTTGAAGCAGGATAAATGCCGAAAAACATACCGACAAAAACTGAAAATACAAACGCAATGATAATTGAACTTGGCAGAATCGCTGACGGGATTTCTCCCCGCGTTAATATATCAATTGATTTGGCGAGCGGTATTCCAAGGATAATCCCAATCACTCCGCCACATCCACTGATTGTCCCTGCTTCTATCAGGAATTGAAATAAAATATCACGCCGTTTTGCACCAATCGCTTTGCGAATCCCAATCTCCCGGGTACGTTCGGCAACGGATGCTAGCATAATATTCATTATCCCGATTCCGCCAACCAATAAAGATAATCCGCCGATTGCGCCGATAACTCCGGTGAATACATTCAATGCGATATTAATCTCTTTCTGAATATCTTCTGGGTTGAAAACGTGATATCGTCCTTTTCCGCCATGTCGTTCTTTTAACAGATTTACAATTTTATTCCCGATTTTTTTCGTTTCTTGAATATCCGTTATCTGAACTGAAATTGTTGGGATATTCTTGGTCTGTGCACTCCGTAATAAAATGGTTACCGGGACAAAAATGGTGTTCGGACTAGTCCCAAAAATCTGTCCTTGGTCGGATTTGGCTAAAACCCCGACGATTTCAAACCTAACTCCACCGAGTTTAATTGTCCTCCCGAGAATAGAAGCATAATTCATTGTTTTAGCTGCAGTATCTTCGCTGAACAACGATAATGCACTTTCCGATTTCAACACGCAGACACGTTGTCGTAACTCCAGGTCGGGAGCAGTTAACGTTCTACCGGAATCAAGACGTAAATTGTTAATAATAAAATAATCCGGGGCGACACCACGAATCTCCATCGGCTGGGTTTTCGTTGCTCCTTTAACTTCGGTATTCCAGTTCACTTCTGGCGTAACATCGGTTATGCCGGAAAGAGAACGGATTGCGCTTATATCATTTAAAGTTATTTCACCTATCCGTTGTGTTTCAGCGTCCCATCCAGCATGGATATAGATCCGGTTTGCGCCAAGTCCGGAAAACTGGTTGATAATTTTATATTTTAATCCGTTTCCAAGCGCAACGATAATTATCACTGACGCTATCCCAATAATGATGCCTAGCATCGAAAGGAAGGTGCGGAGTTTATTCAACCGAATATCTATACTAGCGATTCTAATGCTCTCTCGAATATCCATAAAAAATAATTACTCAGACTATACATCAAATAATCTTATTTCCGTTCATCTTTAATTATCTTACCGTCA
It encodes the following:
- a CDS encoding ABC transporter permease encodes the protein MDIRESIRIASIDIRLNKLRTFLSMLGIIIGIASVIIIVALGNGLKYKIINQFSGLGANRIYIHAGWDAETQRIGEITLNDISAIRSLSGITDVTPEVNWNTEVKGATKTQPMEIRGVAPDYFIINNLRLDSGRTLTAPDLELRQRVCVLKSESALSLFSEDTAAKTMNYASILGRTIKLGGVRFEIVGVLAKSDQGQIFGTSPNTIFVPVTILLRSAQTKNIPTISVQITDIQETKKIGNKIVNLLKERHGGKGRYHVFNPEDIQKEINIALNVFTGVIGAIGGLSLLVGGIGIMNIMLASVAERTREIGIRKAIGAKRRDILFQFLIEAGTISGCGGVIGIILGIPLAKSIDILTRGEIPSAILPSSIIIAFVFSVFVGMFFGIYPASKAANLNPIEALHYE